A single genomic interval of Acidobacteriota bacterium harbors:
- a CDS encoding alpha-2-macroglobulin family protein — protein MTTSDPGQARGQSARAAVEKLIEEQKFEAAAAECARLREEARRAGDASLWTWSLIREGQLRTSLHGYETAVRFLKEQAWPDSPVERDLLELFYAHSLVTYCQAYSWEIDQRETVESKGPVDLKAWTRDRIFGEAWAALLRAWKDRDRLAARRAAEFPDFWSPGDYPAGVRDTLRDAVVYLMARLAADTTFWTPRQSNETWLIDLAGLLAKAGRVSPADAAGILASPAAHPIEKVAALLGEHESWSRRNDRPAAALEARFVLVEALHEAFSDEDGRALVRGHLADHLAANGKDPDSWWATGQAMLAEYTRAEGSRDALVRARKIALEGAERFPGSPGGRRSLHIVKSIEAPEYSVEAMRLDAPGRRSIRVTHRNLDRVYLRAYALDAEALIRASKDYDIFPQDRDAERIVSERTPAASWTADLARTADYRDHATYASLPASLAPGLYLVAASAREDFREAGNRRIGLSVVVGDLVLIKREGAGPLTAEASAKAAGPGEEVVALSGATGRPLAGVTVDLYAFDWRKGHTRIDTKTTGADGRALFSSAGRSGSYFLLARKGRDIAFDADYIYLEGREEFRDAFNALIYTDRSIYRPGQKLFWKVLAYKGRTDLGRIAPNSGALVSVWLEDINGQRVAEASAPTNAFGTASGEFAIPAAGRPLGAWRLRSSPSGYAPVRVEEYKRPTFEVSIKDPAEPLRLNRAAALKAEARYYFGLPVAAGEAVWQVKREPVYPRWWWWGETGGGRSQTVAGGRAAINADGTIEVAFTPRAGEKKGAAAAGLSYRYTLSIDVTDEGGETRSAARSFRLGFVNVEARVDEESAFLRAGEKGAFPVLRTDLDGAPKAGRGTWRVVRLAGPGQTLAPADQPLGVAPGSEDPACPPTPGDRLRPRWDGAVSPDEILRLWEEGPEAARGTAEHDAKGMATIEVRGLAAGAYRLLYETEDDFGAVSRDSLNFLVAGEAKPAFRLPLVLRAERPSVSVGGKARFLVDAGWSGQPLLFETFKGGEVWERRWLEAGRDGGVVEIPVAEELRGGFGARLTAMRDHQFMTADASIFVPWDNKVLDISFATFRDKLTPGGRETWQVTVKTPKGTMGAPAEKGAAELLAYMYDRSLDIFAPHRPPSLAGLYPNRMGTKAWDPGLGQAPMACSSEKGWKALPDYPTFRGDELASLGGYGIGGPGRGSRGGVLGGVVGGVLGGVRGGVVAEMEAPTPAIARQARMGKSVASDAEGKEVPPPPPPPAAAQAGPAGEPAATELRSNFAETAFWQPHLLTGADGTATIEFTVPDSVTSWRVFVHGLTRDLEGGTLEAETRSVKDLMVRPYLPRFFREGDKAEVRVMVNNAGPAALAGEVTLEITDPATGENLAPAFGLPAAVPAQAFKVGPGGGAPVTFALAAPARVGTAAFKVTARSGALSDGELRPLPVLPGRMHLVQSRFATLKEGKTRELRFEDLAGTDDPTRVNEQLVITVDAQLFYGLIEALPYLVNYPYECTEQTLNRFLSTGILTSLYGQYPAVARMAGELSRRETVYETFDAADPNRKMALEETPWLETARGGKDAGYGVEKVLDPRVARAQREASLAKLLKAQTSSGAFPWWPGGPPSPYMTLYIVSGFSKAVEFGVEVPKDAVAKAFGYLHRHYLDEIVADLMARDSGWELVTFLDYVIGNFPDASWTGGIFKEEERARMTAFSFKHWKEHSPYLKGYLALTLKRAGRAKDAALVWESVMDSAKTTEDGGTSWAPEDRGWLWYNDTIETHAFALRTLEEIAPGDARGEGLVQWLFLNKKLNHWKSTRATAEVIYSVAWFLKKTGALGARETVTAEACGAKTTFTFEPDAYTGKKNQLVIAGEKLGRMGTGKSAGMGTGGAECATVRATKTGKGMAFASATWHFSTEKMPEKGDGDLFAVERTYFKREKKGEEVVLRPLAEGAALAVGDEIEVHLSIRARHQAEYVHLRDPRPAGCEPVALASGYRWDSGIGRYEEIRDSGTNFFMEWLPEGEYTLKHRIRCAMAGTFKAAPATLQSMYAPEFAAYSSGSLIKVALANANSR, from the coding sequence ATGACGACATCAGATCCCGGCCAGGCCCGCGGCCAGTCCGCCCGCGCGGCCGTCGAGAAGCTCATCGAGGAGCAGAAGTTCGAGGCGGCCGCGGCCGAGTGCGCCCGTCTCCGCGAGGAGGCGCGCCGCGCCGGCGACGCCTCGCTCTGGACCTGGTCGCTCATCCGCGAAGGCCAGCTCCGCACCTCCCTCCACGGCTACGAGACCGCCGTCCGCTTCCTCAAGGAGCAGGCCTGGCCCGATTCCCCCGTCGAGCGCGACCTGCTCGAGCTCTTCTACGCCCACTCGCTCGTCACCTACTGCCAGGCTTACTCCTGGGAGATCGACCAGCGCGAGACCGTCGAATCCAAGGGCCCGGTCGATCTCAAGGCCTGGACCCGCGACCGCATCTTCGGCGAGGCCTGGGCCGCGCTCCTCCGCGCCTGGAAGGACCGGGACCGCCTGGCCGCCCGCCGCGCCGCCGAATTCCCCGACTTCTGGAGCCCGGGCGACTACCCGGCCGGCGTGCGCGACACCCTGCGCGACGCCGTCGTCTACCTCATGGCCCGGCTGGCCGCCGACACGACCTTCTGGACGCCGCGCCAGTCGAACGAAACCTGGCTCATCGACCTGGCCGGCCTCCTGGCCAAGGCCGGGCGCGTTTCCCCGGCCGACGCGGCCGGCATCCTCGCCTCCCCCGCGGCCCATCCCATCGAGAAGGTCGCCGCCCTCCTCGGCGAGCACGAGTCCTGGAGCCGCCGCAACGACCGCCCGGCGGCCGCCCTCGAAGCCCGCTTCGTCCTCGTCGAAGCGCTCCACGAGGCCTTCAGCGACGAGGACGGCCGGGCCCTCGTTCGCGGGCACCTGGCCGATCACCTCGCCGCCAACGGCAAGGACCCGGACTCCTGGTGGGCGACGGGCCAGGCTATGCTCGCCGAATACACGCGCGCCGAGGGATCCCGCGACGCCCTGGTCCGGGCCCGCAAGATCGCGCTCGAAGGCGCCGAACGCTTCCCCGGCTCGCCCGGCGGCCGGCGCTCGCTCCACATCGTCAAGTCGATCGAGGCGCCCGAGTATTCGGTCGAGGCGATGCGTCTCGACGCGCCGGGCCGGCGCTCGATCCGCGTCACGCACCGCAACCTCGACCGCGTTTACCTCCGCGCCTACGCCCTCGACGCCGAGGCGCTCATCAGGGCCTCGAAGGACTACGACATCTTCCCGCAGGACCGCGACGCCGAGAGGATCGTGAGCGAGCGGACGCCGGCCGCTTCGTGGACGGCCGACCTGGCCAGGACCGCGGACTATCGCGACCACGCCACCTATGCCAGCCTCCCGGCTTCGCTCGCCCCCGGGCTCTATCTCGTCGCCGCCTCGGCCCGCGAGGATTTCCGGGAGGCCGGCAATCGCCGGATCGGCCTTAGCGTTGTCGTCGGCGACCTCGTCCTGATCAAGCGCGAGGGCGCCGGTCCGCTCACGGCCGAGGCTTCGGCCAAGGCCGCGGGCCCGGGCGAAGAGGTCGTGGCCCTGTCCGGCGCCACGGGCCGGCCGCTCGCCGGCGTCACGGTCGATCTCTACGCCTTCGACTGGCGCAAGGGCCACACCCGGATCGACACGAAGACGACCGGCGCGGACGGCCGGGCCCTGTTCTCCTCAGCCGGCCGCAGCGGCTCCTATTTCCTGCTGGCCAGGAAGGGCCGCGACATCGCCTTCGACGCCGACTACATCTATCTCGAGGGCCGGGAAGAGTTCCGCGACGCTTTCAACGCCCTCATCTACACCGACCGCTCGATCTACCGGCCGGGCCAGAAACTCTTCTGGAAGGTCCTGGCCTACAAGGGACGGACGGACCTCGGCCGCATCGCCCCGAACTCAGGCGCGCTCGTCTCGGTCTGGCTCGAGGACATCAACGGCCAGCGCGTCGCCGAGGCCTCGGCCCCGACCAACGCCTTCGGCACGGCCAGCGGCGAGTTCGCCATCCCGGCGGCGGGCCGGCCGCTCGGCGCCTGGCGCCTGCGCTCCTCCCCGTCCGGCTACGCGCCGGTGCGCGTCGAAGAGTACAAGCGGCCGACCTTCGAGGTCTCGATCAAGGACCCGGCCGAGCCGCTCCGGCTCAACCGCGCCGCCGCGCTCAAGGCCGAGGCCCGCTACTACTTCGGGCTGCCGGTTGCGGCCGGCGAGGCGGTCTGGCAGGTCAAGCGCGAGCCGGTCTACCCGCGCTGGTGGTGGTGGGGCGAGACGGGCGGCGGCCGCAGCCAGACCGTGGCCGGCGGACGGGCCGCGATCAACGCGGACGGCACGATCGAAGTCGCCTTCACGCCGCGCGCCGGCGAGAAGAAGGGCGCCGCCGCGGCGGGCCTTTCCTACCGCTACACCCTCTCGATCGACGTCACGGACGAGGGCGGCGAGACGCGCTCGGCCGCGCGGTCGTTCCGGCTCGGCTTCGTCAACGTCGAGGCCCGGGTGGACGAGGAGAGCGCGTTCCTTCGCGCCGGCGAGAAAGGCGCGTTCCCGGTCCTGCGGACCGACCTGGACGGCGCGCCCAAGGCGGGGCGCGGCACGTGGCGGGTCGTCCGGCTCGCCGGCCCCGGACAGACGCTGGCGCCGGCGGACCAGCCGCTGGGCGTCGCGCCCGGCTCTGAGGATCCCGCCTGCCCGCCGACGCCGGGCGACCGGCTGAGACCGCGCTGGGACGGCGCCGTGTCGCCGGACGAGATCCTGCGCTTGTGGGAAGAAGGGCCCGAGGCGGCCAGGGGGACGGCCGAGCACGACGCCAAGGGGATGGCGACGATCGAGGTCCGGGGCCTCGCGGCCGGGGCCTACCGCCTGCTCTACGAGACCGAGGACGATTTCGGAGCGGTTTCGCGGGACAGCCTGAATTTCCTGGTCGCCGGAGAGGCCAAGCCGGCGTTCAGGCTGCCGCTCGTCCTGCGGGCCGAAAGGCCCTCGGTGTCGGTCGGCGGCAAGGCCCGTTTCCTCGTGGACGCCGGCTGGAGCGGCCAGCCCCTGCTCTTCGAGACGTTCAAGGGCGGCGAAGTCTGGGAGCGTCGCTGGCTCGAGGCCGGCCGCGACGGCGGGGTCGTCGAGATCCCGGTGGCCGAGGAGCTGCGGGGCGGTTTCGGCGCGCGCCTGACCGCGATGCGCGACCACCAGTTCATGACCGCCGACGCCTCGATCTTCGTGCCCTGGGACAACAAGGTGCTGGACATCTCCTTCGCGACCTTCCGCGACAAGCTCACGCCGGGCGGCCGCGAGACCTGGCAGGTCACGGTCAAGACGCCGAAAGGAACGATGGGAGCGCCGGCCGAGAAGGGCGCGGCCGAGCTCCTGGCCTACATGTACGACCGCAGCCTGGATATCTTCGCGCCGCACCGGCCGCCGAGCCTGGCCGGGCTCTATCCGAACCGGATGGGGACGAAGGCGTGGGACCCGGGGCTGGGCCAGGCCCCGATGGCCTGCTCGTCCGAGAAAGGCTGGAAGGCGCTTCCCGACTATCCGACTTTCCGCGGCGACGAGCTGGCCTCGCTCGGCGGCTACGGCATCGGCGGGCCGGGGCGCGGATCTCGGGGCGGGGTCCTCGGCGGGGTGGTCGGCGGCGTGCTCGGCGGGGTCAGAGGCGGCGTGGTCGCGGAGATGGAAGCTCCGACGCCGGCGATCGCCCGGCAGGCCAGGATGGGCAAATCCGTCGCTTCCGACGCCGAGGGCAAGGAAGTCCCGCCTCCCCCGCCGCCTCCGGCCGCCGCTCAGGCCGGTCCGGCCGGAGAACCGGCGGCGACCGAGCTGCGCTCGAACTTCGCCGAGACGGCTTTCTGGCAGCCGCACCTCCTGACCGGGGCCGACGGCACGGCGACGATCGAGTTCACCGTGCCCGATTCGGTCACCAGCTGGCGGGTCTTCGTCCACGGCCTGACCCGCGACCTCGAGGGCGGCACGCTCGAGGCCGAGACGAGGTCGGTCAAGGACCTCATGGTCCGGCCGTACCTGCCGCGGTTCTTCCGCGAGGGCGACAAGGCCGAGGTGCGGGTCATGGTCAACAACGCGGGCCCCGCGGCGCTCGCGGGCGAGGTGACGCTCGAGATCACCGACCCGGCCACGGGCGAGAACCTGGCCCCGGCCTTCGGGCTGCCGGCGGCGGTGCCGGCGCAGGCGTTCAAGGTCGGGCCGGGCGGCGGAGCGCCGGTCACGTTCGCGCTGGCGGCGCCGGCCCGGGTCGGGACGGCGGCCTTCAAGGTCACGGCCAGGAGCGGGGCGCTCTCGGACGGCGAGCTGCGGCCGCTGCCGGTGCTGCCGGGGCGGATGCACCTTGTCCAGTCTCGGTTCGCGACGCTCAAGGAGGGAAAGACGCGGGAGCTCCGCTTCGAAGACCTGGCCGGAACGGACGATCCGACGCGCGTCAACGAGCAGCTCGTGATCACAGTCGACGCCCAGCTTTTTTACGGGCTCATCGAGGCCCTGCCCTACCTCGTCAATTACCCTTACGAGTGCACGGAACAGACGCTCAACCGGTTCCTGTCGACGGGCATCCTGACGAGCCTTTACGGCCAATACCCCGCCGTGGCCCGGATGGCCGGGGAGTTGAGCCGGCGCGAGACGGTCTATGAGACGTTCGACGCGGCCGATCCCAACCGGAAGATGGCCCTCGAGGAGACGCCCTGGCTGGAGACGGCGCGGGGCGGCAAGGACGCGGGTTACGGCGTCGAGAAGGTGCTCGACCCGCGCGTGGCCAGGGCCCAGAGAGAAGCGTCGCTGGCCAAGCTCCTGAAGGCCCAGACGTCGAGCGGGGCGTTCCCGTGGTGGCCGGGCGGGCCGCCGTCGCCGTACATGACGCTCTATATCGTCAGCGGCTTCTCCAAGGCGGTCGAGTTCGGCGTCGAGGTGCCCAAGGACGCGGTGGCGAAGGCCTTCGGCTACCTGCACCGGCATTACCTCGACGAGATCGTGGCCGATCTCATGGCCCGCGACAGCGGCTGGGAGCTCGTGACCTTCCTTGATTACGTCATCGGCAATTTCCCGGACGCGTCCTGGACGGGCGGCATCTTCAAGGAGGAGGAGCGGGCGAGGATGACCGCTTTCTCCTTCAAGCACTGGAAGGAGCATTCGCCGTACCTGAAGGGCTACCTGGCGCTGACGCTCAAGAGGGCGGGGCGGGCGAAGGACGCGGCGCTCGTCTGGGAGAGCGTCATGGACAGCGCGAAGACGACCGAGGACGGCGGCACGAGCTGGGCGCCGGAGGACCGCGGCTGGCTCTGGTACAACGACACGATCGAGACGCACGCCTTCGCGCTCAGGACGCTGGAGGAGATCGCGCCGGGGGACGCCCGCGGCGAAGGGCTCGTCCAGTGGCTCTTCCTCAACAAGAAACTCAACCATTGGAAATCGACCCGGGCGACGGCCGAGGTCATCTACTCGGTGGCCTGGTTCCTGAAGAAGACGGGAGCGCTGGGAGCGCGGGAGACGGTGACGGCCGAGGCCTGCGGCGCGAAAACGACGTTCACCTTCGAGCCGGACGCGTACACGGGCAAGAAGAACCAGCTGGTGATCGCCGGCGAAAAGCTCGGCCGGATGGGGACGGGGAAGAGCGCGGGGATGGGAACGGGGGGGGCGGAGTGCGCGACGGTGCGGGCGACGAAGACGGGCAAAGGGATGGCCTTCGCCAGCGCGACGTGGCATTTCAGCACGGAGAAGATGCCGGAGAAGGGCGACGGCGACCTGTTCGCCGTCGAACGGACATACTTCAAGCGCGAGAAGAAGGGCGAGGAGGTCGTGCTGAGGCCGCTGGCGGAGGGCGCGGCCCTGGCCGTCGGCGACGAGATCGAGGTCCATCTGTCGATCAGGGCGCGGCATCAGGCGGAGTACGTCCACCTGCGGGACCCGCGGCCGGCGGGGTGCGAGCCGGTGGCGCTCGCGTCGGGCTACAGGTGGGACTCGGGGATAGGGCGCTACGAGGAGATCCGGGACAGCGGCACGAACTTCTTCATGGAGTGGCTGCCCGAGGGCGAGTACACGCTGAAACACCGGATCCGCTGCGCCATGGCCGGGACGTTCAAGGCCGCGCCGGCGACGCTGCAGTCGATGTACGCGCCCGAGTTCGCGGCCTACTCCTCCGGCTCCCTTATAAAGGTTGCCTTGGCTAACGCAAATAGCAGATAA
- the tagD gene encoding glycerol-3-phosphate cytidylyltransferase, protein MKKVITYGTFDLIHRGHINILRRAKALGDYLIVALSTDEFTAGKGKRTYYTYDERKQILEAIKYVDEVIPETCWEQKIEDVVRNHVSVFVIGEDWKGEFDFLKPYCEVIYLPRTEGISTTQIKTDLGALANANKTKQKK, encoded by the coding sequence ATGAAGAAGGTCATCACCTACGGCACGTTCGACCTCATCCACAGGGGTCACATCAATATTTTGCGCCGGGCCAAGGCGCTCGGCGACTACCTCATCGTGGCCCTCTCGACAGACGAGTTCACCGCCGGCAAGGGCAAGCGGACCTACTACACCTACGACGAACGCAAGCAGATCCTCGAGGCCATCAAGTACGTCGACGAGGTCATCCCGGAGACGTGCTGGGAGCAGAAGATAGAAGACGTCGTCAGGAACCATGTCTCGGTCTTCGTCATCGGCGAGGACTGGAAAGGCGAATTCGACTTCCTAAAGCCCTACTGCGAGGTCATTTACCTGCCCCGGACTGAAGGCATCTCGACCACTCAAATCAAGACAGACTTGGGTGCCTTGGCTAACGCAAATAAAACAAAACAAAAGAAATAA